In a genomic window of Verrucomicrobiota bacterium:
- a CDS encoding dihydrofolate reductase, whose translation MPRKVTLLTATSVDGFIARVDGKLDWVITEADAGYQEFYAQVDALFVGRGALERILSIGPWPYLGKPTYVFSRRNGACCPKGATLIRRDPKRFVAQHKELPGGDLWILGGCGLNSALLQAGLIDHLVLMVYPAFFGTGIPLFDTRQGRRLNLTSSVTLPSGVLNLRYDVAK comes from the coding sequence ATGCCACGTAAAGTCACCCTCCTTACTGCCACGAGCGTCGACGGGTTTATCGCCAGAGTGGACGGCAAACTTGACTGGGTGATTACCGAGGCCGATGCCGGCTACCAGGAATTCTACGCGCAGGTTGACGCGCTGTTCGTCGGCCGGGGGGCTTTGGAACGGATCCTCTCGATTGGGCCGTGGCCTTACCTGGGCAAGCCGACGTACGTGTTCAGCCGTCGTAACGGTGCGTGCTGTCCCAAGGGAGCAACCCTGATCCGTCGCGACCCGAAACGGTTCGTGGCGCAGCACAAAGAATTGCCGGGCGGCGATCTCTGGATCCTTGGCGGCTGCGGGCTGAACAGCGCACTGTTGCAAGCGGGCCTGATCGACCATCTGGTACTCATGGTTTATCCGGCTTTTTTCGGGACCGGAATTCCCTTGTTCGATACGCGACAGGGCCGGCGTCTGAACCTGACGAGCTCAGTCACGCTGCCGTCGGGCGTGTTGAATCTGCGCTACGACGTGGCCAAATGA
- a CDS encoding tetratricopeptide repeat protein: protein MLDEVQQRHLLAASGYTELGLFQEAVDEMEAIAKDAQQTVPVLAGWTDLYQTWQKWEEARTVAERLTEIDPEEPNWVIALAYATRRSLGLVQAQRILAEGLDHFPNFALIQYNLACYAAQLGNLAEAATLARRALELDPKLTALAETDPDLAPLRAATQEPDN from the coding sequence ATGCTGGACGAAGTTCAGCAACGCCATTTACTCGCCGCCTCGGGCTACACTGAACTGGGCCTGTTTCAGGAAGCCGTCGACGAAATGGAGGCCATTGCGAAGGACGCCCAACAAACGGTGCCGGTCCTGGCTGGCTGGACGGATCTGTATCAAACCTGGCAGAAATGGGAGGAGGCCAGGACGGTCGCCGAACGTTTGACGGAAATCGATCCTGAAGAACCCAACTGGGTGATTGCCCTGGCCTACGCCACCCGTCGCAGCCTTGGTCTCGTGCAGGCGCAACGCATCCTTGCGGAGGGTCTTGACCATTTCCCGAATTTTGCCCTGATCCAGTACAATTTAGCCTGTTACGCCGCGCAGTTGGGCAACCTGGCTGAGGCGGCGACGCTGGCGCGTCGCGCCCTCGAACTCGATCCGAAGCTGACCGCGCTGGCGGAAACCGACCCGGACCTGGCGCCGCTTCGGGCAGCAACGCAGGAACCGGATAACTAG